A stretch of Myroides oncorhynchi DNA encodes these proteins:
- a CDS encoding Bax inhibitor-1 family protein: MESNFNKIEYAVPVAQESEIVRAQFYKKTYATLAMGVLAFIVLETIMLNTPFVVEGMFKIMGMGKFSWLIVLGAFMGITWYAQKLADNTTNKTQQYAGFFLYTLAEAFIFVPILYVAISMTNDLTLISQAGIMTLALFGGLTGVVFSSNANFSFMRSILSIGFFLALGTIICGMIFGFNLGLWFSLAMVGLASGSILYSTWQIKNEYAANQHVPAALSLFASLMLLFWYILRIVMSRNN; this comes from the coding sequence ATGGAAAGTAATTTTAATAAAATAGAGTATGCGGTGCCAGTAGCACAGGAGTCTGAGATAGTCAGAGCACAGTTTTATAAGAAGACTTATGCTACTTTAGCAATGGGAGTATTGGCATTCATAGTATTGGAGACAATTATGCTTAATACGCCTTTTGTTGTGGAAGGAATGTTTAAGATTATGGGAATGGGAAAATTCTCATGGTTGATTGTTTTAGGTGCATTTATGGGAATTACGTGGTATGCTCAGAAGTTAGCGGATAACACTACTAATAAAACACAACAGTATGCTGGTTTCTTTCTATATACGTTGGCTGAAGCATTCATTTTTGTACCTATTCTTTATGTAGCGATATCAATGACTAATGATTTGACATTGATTTCTCAAGCAGGTATTATGACCTTAGCATTATTCGGTGGATTAACAGGAGTAGTTTTTAGTTCTAATGCGAACTTCTCTTTTATGAGATCAATATTAAGCATAGGATTTTTCTTAGCATTAGGAACGATTATTTGTGGGATGATCTTCGGATTTAACCTTGGATTATGGTTTTCTTTAGCTATGGTAGGATTAGCTTCAGGATCTATTTTATACTCTACATGGCAAATTAAAAATGAATATGCTGCTAATCAGCACGTACCAGCTGCATTATCATTATTTGCATCATTAATGCTTTTATTCTGGTATATTTTAAGAATAGTAATGAGTAGAAACAACTAA
- a CDS encoding 4'-phosphopantetheinyl transferase family protein, with protein sequence MPLIKELREDRCKVLIWKVEENIEILKQGIKLREATQQRLDKMKSEVHQKGFLAVRHLLAWAGYSDLDLRYDENGKPSLMDGSFISISHSFEYASIVISNENVGIDVEKKREKIKRIANKFCNVEEMKLSEEGNCEVEILTEIWCAKEAMFKMCESRSMSFKEDMSVMLDKNQCVVDNGVFKQIFEYKLADLGDFVLVYALEAKS encoded by the coding sequence ATGCCTTTAATAAAAGAGTTAAGAGAGGATAGATGTAAAGTATTAATCTGGAAAGTAGAAGAAAATATAGAGATACTTAAACAGGGGATAAAATTACGTGAAGCGACGCAGCAACGTTTAGATAAGATGAAATCTGAGGTTCATCAAAAAGGATTTTTGGCGGTACGACATTTATTAGCATGGGCTGGTTATAGTGATTTAGATTTAAGATATGACGAGAATGGAAAACCGTCATTAATGGATGGAAGTTTTATTTCAATCTCCCATTCATTTGAATATGCTTCTATAGTTATTAGCAATGAAAATGTAGGTATTGATGTAGAGAAGAAACGCGAAAAAATTAAGCGAATTGCCAATAAGTTTTGCAATGTTGAAGAAATGAAATTAAGTGAAGAGGGTAACTGTGAGGTAGAGATATTGACTGAGATTTGGTGTGCTAAAGAAGCAATGTTTAAAATGTGTGAATCACGTAGTATGAGTTTTAAGGAGGATATGAGTGTCATGCTAGATAAGAATCAATGTGTTGTTGATAATGGAGTTTTTAAACAAATATTCGAATATAAATTAGCTGATTTAGGGGATTTTGTATTAGTTTATGCGTTAGAGGCGAAATCATAG